Proteins from a genomic interval of Arachis hypogaea cultivar Tifrunner chromosome 10, arahy.Tifrunner.gnm2.J5K5, whole genome shotgun sequence:
- the LOC112716472 gene encoding UDP-glucose 6-dehydrogenase 1, with amino-acid sequence MVKICCIGAGYVGGPTMAVIALKCPSIEVAVVDISKSRIAAWNSDQLPIYEPGLDNVVKQCRGKNLFFSTDVEKHVFEADIVFVSVNTPTKTRGLGAGKAADLTYWESAARMIADVSKSDKIVVEKSTVPVKTAEAIEKILTHNAKGINFQILSNPEFLAEGTAIQDLFNPDRVLIGGRETPGGQKAIQTLKEVYAHWVPEERILTTNLWSAELSKLAANAFLAQRISSVNAMSALCEATGANVKQVSFAVGTDTRIGPKFLNASVGFGGSCFQKDILNLVYICECNGLPEVAEYWKQVIKINDYQKSRFVNRVVSSMFNTVANKKIAILGFAFKKDTGDTRETPAIDVCKGLLGDKARLSIYDPQVTEDQIQRDLWMNKFDWDHPIHLQPTSPTTEKKVSVVWDAYEATKDADGVCILTEWDEFKNLDYQKIYDNMRKPAFVFDGRNIVDMDKLREIGFIVYSIGKPLDPWLKDMPAVA; translated from the coding sequence ATGGTGAAGATTTGCTGCATTGGGGCTGGATATGTTGGGGGTCCTACAATGGCAGTGATTGCACTTAAGTGCCCGTCAATTGAGGTGGCTGTTGTCGATATCTCTAAATCCCGCATTGCAGCCTGGAACAGCGATCAGCTTCCAATATATGAGCCAGGCCTTGACAACGTGGTAAAGCAATGTCGTGGCAAGAACCTCTTCTTCAGCACTGATGTAGAGAAACATGTATTTGAGGCTGACATAGTATTTGTCTCTGTCAACACCCCAACTAAGACTCGCGGTCTTGGAGCCGGCAAAGCAGCAGATTTGACATATTGGGAGAGCGCAGCTCGCATGATCGCCGACGTCTCTAAGTCAGACAAGATTGTGGTTGAGAAATCCACTGTCCCTGTCAAAACTGCTGAGGCCATAGAAAAAATTCTGACTCACAATGCCAAGGGTATCAACTTCCAGATTCTCTCAAACCCGGAATTCCTTGCCGAGGGAACTGCAATCCAAGATCTTTTCAACCCGGACCGAGTTCTCATTGGAGGCAGGGAGACCCCAGGAGGCCAGAAGGCCATTCAAACATTGAAGGAAGTTTATGCTCATTGGGTTCCTGAGGAGAGGATCCTAACCACAAACCTGTGGTCTGCAGAACTCTCTAAGCTTGCtgccaatgctttcttggcccAAAGGATTTCATCAGTTAACGCCATGTCGGCCCTCTGCGAGGCTACCGGTGCAAATGTTAAACAGGTGTCCTTTGCGGTTGGTACAGACACAAGGATTGGACCTAAGTTCCTCAATGCTAGTGTTGGATTTGGTGGATCCTGCTTCCAGAAAGATATCTTGAACCTTGTTTACATCTGCGAGTGCAATGGCCTTCCGGAGGTGGCAGAGTACTGGAAACAAGTCATCAAGATCAATGATTACCAGAAAAGCCGGTTTGTGAACCGTGTGGTTTCGTCTATGTTTAACACGGTTGCAAACAAGAAGATTGCCATTCTGGGATTTGCATTCAAGAAAGACACTGGAGACACTAGGGAGACGCCGGCCATTGATGTGTGCAAGGGGCTACTTGGCGATAAGGCCCGACTGAGCATATATGATCCACAGGTGACCGAGGACCAAATCCAAAGGGATCTGTGGATGAACAAGTTTGATTGGGACCATCCTATCCACCTGCAGCCAACTAGCCCGACAACCGAGAAGAAGGTGAGTGTGGTTTGGGATGCGTATGAGGCAACAAAGGATGCAGATGGTGTTTGCATTCTAACCGAGTGGGATGAGTTCAAGAATCTTGATTATCAGAAGATATATGACAATATGAGGAAACCAGCATTTGTGTTTGATGGAAGGAACATTGTGGATATGGATAAGCTTCGTGAGATTGGATTCATTGTGTACTCAATTGGTAAGCCACTGGATCCATGGCTCAAAGACATGCCTGCTGTGGCCTAA
- the LOC112716474 gene encoding microtubule-destabilizing protein 60: MEEAATKVVATPTKTTTLMQHKLQNSENQNPNLPLKSSKSPKPKAAPAIVVRSPQNRIRHRKFLVAKRNNNSKTVSSCKCREEKGDDGAKCLCVAYENLRASQEEFLKNRQQELKKDCEDEEEELIEASLKIQDLRIHDNEEEVEKNEIDELELEGSSNVKRRRDKLLEEARNSVPETGSGKVMHLVKAFEKILSMPKSRKKDQNEEEEKFEEENEKREHNDENGHGEGNNGHTNSCKVKSKVMKWALPGLQFEQPSFKAPELEVTGSCSGSGSSLICASDLVLTSENLGLDSRISVSSSWDSSHGSVSSRTSATGGRRSRRNSLDSSGAYGGRRWKKKQPPKVTNQKPFKLRTEQRGELKKEEFMKKVQEIMTEEQKMRIPIAQGLPWTTDEAECLVKPPVKESTKPIDLKLHSDVRAVDRAEFDQQVAEKMSLIEQLKLERERQQKLEEEEEIRRLRKELIPKAQPMPYFDRPFIPRRSTKHPTIPREPKFHIPQHKKIKCLSWNDLKIY, encoded by the exons atgGAAGAGGCAGCAACAAAAGTAGTTGCAACGCCAACCAAAACCACCACATTGATGCAACACAAATTGCAAAATTCTGAGAATCAAAACCCTAATCTTCCTTTGAAATCGTCCAAATCTCCGAAGCCAAAAGCAGCACCCGCTATTGTTGTTCGATCTCCTCAGAACCGAATCAGACACCGTAAGTTCCTCGTCGCGAAGAGAAACAACAACAGCAAAACGGTGTCGTCTTGCAAGTGCAGAGAAGAGAAAGGCGATGATGGGGCCAAATGCCTCTGCGTTGCCTATGAGAATCTCAGGGCTTCTCAGGAAGAGTTCTTGAAAAACCGCCAACAGGAATTGAAGAAGGATtgcgaagatgaagaagaagagcttATTGAAGCAAGCCTCAAAATCCAGGACCTTCGAATCCACGACAACGAGGAAGAGGTGGAGAAGAATGAAATCGACGAATTGGAATTGGAGGGAAGCTCTAATGTGAAGAGAAGGAGGGACAAGTTGTTGGAAGAAGCGAGAAATAGTGTCCCCGAAACAGGGTCCGGGAAAGTGATGCATTTGGTGAAGGCCTTCGAGAAGATTCTATCTATGCCAAAATCAAGGAAGAAGGATCAGAATGAGGAAGAGGAAAAATTCGAAGAGGAGAACGAGAAGAGGGAACACAACGACGAAAATGGACACGGAGAGGGTAATAACGGTCATACAAATAGTTGCAAGGTTAAGAGCAAGGTGATGAAATGGGCATTGCCTGGTTTGCAATTTGAGCAACCTTCTTTCAAAGCACCTGAACTTGAGGTTACTGGTTCTTGTTCTGGTTCTGGTTCTTCCTTGATTTGCGCTTCTGATTTGGTTTTGACATCGGAGAACCTTGGATTGGACTCAAGGATCTCGGTTTCTTCTTCCTGGGATAGTAGCCATGGAAG TGTGTCTAGTAGGACTTCAGCTACTGGgggtagaaggagtaggagaaat AGCTTGGATTCGAGTGGTGCTTATGGTGGAAGGAGGTGGAAGAAGAAGCAGCCGCCAAAAGTCACTAACCAAAAACCATTCAAGCTAAGAACAGAA CAAAGGGGggaattgaaaaaggaagaatttatgaagaaggTGCAGGAGATAATGACAGAAGAACAGAAGATGAGGATTCCTATAGCACAGGGCCTTCCATGGACAACAGATGAAGCAGAG TGCTTGGTAAAACCTCCTGTTAAAGAGAGCACCAAGCCTATTGATCTTAAGCTTCACAGTGATGTCCGAGCAGTGGATCGAGCTGAATTTGATCAACAG GTAGCAGAAAAGATGAGCTTGATAGAACAACTCAAATTGGAAAGAGAAAGACAGCAGAAG ttggaagaagaagaagaaatcagaAGGTTGAGGAAGGAACTCATTCCG